A genomic region of Dermacentor andersoni chromosome 9, qqDerAnde1_hic_scaffold, whole genome shotgun sequence contains the following coding sequences:
- the LOC126527840 gene encoding protein argonaute-2-like, whose amino-acid sequence MRTRQNRDAQLAEGEGRGGDLSKMRTRQNRDAQLAEGEGRGGDLSKMRTKQNRDAQLAEGEGRGGDLSKMRTRQNRDAQLAEGEGRGGDLSKMRTRQNRDAQLAEGEGRGGDLSKMRTRQNRDAQLAEGEGRGGDLSKMRTRQNRDAQLAEGEGRGGDLSKMRTRQNRDAQLAEGEGRGGDLSKAMVSELLQSYCAERGLPKRVIVYRDGVSDGQFDIVRQRELAAVQAATAGMQAPGMSEPAVTFIVVQKRHHTRFMRDTEGKERSANIPPGTIVDRVVAHPIDLNFFLSSHGGKLGTSRPTHYRIVHDDANSSSIELQQLTYDLCHLVARCSRSVSTPAPVSYAHLAAFRAKHHIAGRFRTSHVRPHRAPSLQQYIDAVKVHENVANTMYFL is encoded by the exons ATGAGGACCAGGCAGAACCGCGACGCACAGTTGGCGGAAGGGGAAGGTCGCGGCGGAGACCTGAGCAAGATGAGGACCAGGCAGAACCGCGACGCACAGTTGGCGGAAGGGGAAGGTCGCGGCGGAGACCTGAGCAAGATGAGGACCAAGCAGAACCGCGACGCACAGTTGGCCGAAGGGGAAGGTCGCGGCGGAGACCTGAGCAAGATGAGGACCAGGCAGAACCGCGACGCACAGTTGGCGGAAGGGGAAGGTCGCGGCGGAGACCTCAGCAAGATGAGGACCAGGCAGAACCGCGACGCACAGTTGGCGGAAGGGGAAGGTCGCGGCGGAGACCTGAGCAAGATGAGAACCAGGCAGAACCGCGACGCACAGTTGGCGGAAGGGGAAGGTCGCGGCGGAGACCTGAGCAAGATGAGGACCAGGCAGAACCGCGACGCACAGTTGGCGGAAGGGGAAGGTCGCGGCGGAGACCTGAGCAAGATGAGGACCAGGCAGAACCGCGACGCACAGTTGGCGGAAGGGGAAGGTCGCGGCGGAGACCTGAGCAAG GCCATGGTATCTGAACTCCTGCAGTCCTACTGCGCCGAAAGGGGCCTACCGAAGAGGGTAATAGTGTACAGGGATGGCGTCAGCGACGGCCAGTTTGACATCGTGCGCCAGCGGGAGCTCGCGGCCGTCCAAGCGGCTACCGCAGGCATGCAAGCGCCCGGCATGAGCGAACCTGCCGTGACATTCATCGTTGtccagaagcggcaccacacgcGCTTTATGCGGGACACTGAAGGCAAAGAACGTTCAGCCAACATTCCTCCAGGCACGATCGTGGACAGGGTGGTGGCTCACCCGATAGACCTCAACTTTTTCCTCTCCAGCCACGGCGGTAAACTGGGAACGAGCAGGCCCACCCACTACCGCATCGTTCACGACGACGCCAATTCGAGCTCGATCGAGCTGCAGCAGCTCACCTACGATCTGTGCCACCTGGTGGCGCGCTGCAGCCGCAGTGTGAGCACTCCGGCACCAGTCTCCTATGCCCACTTGGCTGCCTTCCGCGCTAAGCATCACATCGCAGGACGCTTTCGCACTTCACACGTGCGCCCACATCGTGCGCCGTCGCTGCAACAGTATATAGATGCAGTGAAAGTACATGAGAATGTAGCGAACACCATGTATTTCTTGTGA